A window of Ovis canadensis isolate MfBH-ARS-UI-01 breed Bighorn chromosome X, ARS-UI_OviCan_v2, whole genome shotgun sequence contains these coding sequences:
- the LOC138930031 gene encoding small ribosomal subunit protein eS4, X isoform-like isoform X1 yields MAWGPKKHLKHVAAPKHWMLDKLTGVFAPRPSTGPHKLRECLPLIIFLRNRLKYALTGDEVKKICVQRFIKIDGKVRTDITYPAAGFMYVISTDKTAENFCLIYDTKDHFAVHCITPEEAKYKLCKVRKIFVGTKGIPHLVTHDAHTIHYPDPLIKVNDTIQTDLETGKITDFIKFGTGNLCIVTGGAHLGRIGVITNQERHPDSFDLVHVKDVNGNSFATRLSSIFVIGKGNKPWISLPHGKGIRLTIAEERDKRLAAKQSSG; encoded by the exons ATGGCTTGGGGTCCCAAGAAGCACCTGAAACACGTAGCAGCTCCAAAACATTGGATGCTGGATAAACTGACTGGTGTGTTTGCCCCTCGTCCATCTACCGGCCCCCACAAGCTAAGGGAATGTCTCCCCCTAATCATCTTCCTAAGGAATAGACTTAAGTATGCCCTAACAGGAGATGAAGTAAAGAAAATTTGCGTGCAGCGTTTCATTAAGATTGATGGCAAAGTCCGCACAGATATAACCTACCCTGCTg ctggttttATGTATGTCATCAGCACTGATAAGACTGCAGAGAATTTTTGTTTGATCTATGACACCAaggatcactttgctgttcatTGTATTACACCTGAGGAGGCCAAGTATAAATTGTGCAAAGTAAGAAAGATATTTGTGGGGACAAAAGGAATCCCTCATCTGGTAACCCATGATGCTCATACCATCCATTACCCTGATCCCCTCATCAAGGTGAATGACACCATTCAGACTGACTTGGAGACTGGCAAGATTACTGATTTCATCAAATTTGGCACTGGTAACCTGTGCATAGTGACTGGAGGTGCTCACCTGGGAAGAATTGGTGTGATTACAAACCAGGAGAGACATCCAGATTCTTTTGATTTAGTTCATGTGAAAGATGTGAATGGCAACAGCTTTGCCACACGGCTCTCAAGCATTTTCGTTATTGGCAAAGGCAACAAACCGTGGATCTCTCTTCCCCATGGAAAGGGTATTCGCCTTACCATTGCTGAGGAGAGAGACAAGAGATTGGCAGCCAAACAGAGCAGTGGATAA
- the LOC138930031 gene encoding small ribosomal subunit protein eS4, X isoform-like isoform X2 encodes MAWGPKKHLKHVAAPKHWMLDKLTGVFAPRPSTGPHKLRECLPLIIFLRNRLKYALTGDEVKKICVQRFIKIDGKVRTDITYPAGFIDVISTDKTAENFCLIYDTKDHFAVHCITPEEAKYKLCKVRKIFVGTKGIPHLVTHDAHTIHYPDPLIKVNDTIQTDLETGKITDFIKFGTGNLCIVTGGAHLGRIGVITNQERHPDSFDLVHVKDVNGNSFATRLSSIFVIGKGNKPWISLPHGKGIRLTIAEERDKRLAAKQSSG; translated from the exons ATGGCTTGGGGTCCCAAGAAGCACCTGAAACACGTAGCAGCTCCAAAACATTGGATGCTGGATAAACTGACTGGTGTGTTTGCCCCTCGTCCATCTACCGGCCCCCACAAGCTAAGGGAATGTCTCCCCCTAATCATCTTCCTAAGGAATAGACTTAAGTATGCCCTAACAGGAGATGAAGTAAAGAAAATTTGCGTGCAGCGTTTCATTAAGATTGATGGCAAAGTCCGCACAGATATAACCTACCCTGCTggttttattg ATGTCATCAGCACTGATAAGACTGCAGAGAATTTTTGTTTGATCTATGACACCAaggatcactttgctgttcatTGTATTACACCTGAGGAGGCCAAGTATAAATTGTGCAAAGTAAGAAAGATATTTGTGGGGACAAAAGGAATCCCTCATCTGGTAACCCATGATGCTCATACCATCCATTACCCTGATCCCCTCATCAAGGTGAATGACACCATTCAGACTGACTTGGAGACTGGCAAGATTACTGATTTCATCAAATTTGGCACTGGTAACCTGTGCATAGTGACTGGAGGTGCTCACCTGGGAAGAATTGGTGTGATTACAAACCAGGAGAGACATCCAGATTCTTTTGATTTAGTTCATGTGAAAGATGTGAATGGCAACAGCTTTGCCACACGGCTCTCAAGCATTTTCGTTATTGGCAAAGGCAACAAACCGTGGATCTCTCTTCCCCATGGAAAGGGTATTCGCCTTACCATTGCTGAGGAGAGAGACAAGAGATTGGCAGCCAAACAGAGCAGTGGATAA